One Candidatus Eisenbacteria bacterium genomic window carries:
- a CDS encoding argininosuccinate synthase, protein MAAPVRRIVLAYSGGLDTSVILRWLKDRYDAEVIAYCADLGQEEELDGLPEKARATGAVDCVIEDLREEFARDFVFPMLRGGAVYETNYLLGTSIARPLIAKRQVEIARARQADAVAHGATGKGNDQVRFELTFAALGPELTVLAPWRDPAWTFQGRTDMIQYCNTHGIPVTATAEKPYSTDRNLLHVSYETGILEDPWRAPYDDMFQLTVAPEKAPDEAEDVLVDVEGGTPVAVNGERLSPAALLKKLNLMAGAHGIGRVDIVENRYVGMKSRGVYETPGGTVLRAAINAVEQLTMDREVMHLRDSLVPRYAEMIYYGYWFAPEREMLQAALDEASRPVTGTARLRMYRGSVRVTGRKAPKSLYDPKIASFDEAGGYRQEDATGFIRLSGLRLRIRALVERGR, encoded by the coding sequence ATGGCCGCTCCGGTCCGTCGCATCGTGCTCGCCTACTCGGGCGGGCTCGACACGTCGGTGATCCTGCGATGGTTGAAGGACCGCTACGACGCCGAGGTGATCGCCTACTGCGCCGACCTGGGGCAGGAGGAGGAGCTCGACGGCCTCCCGGAGAAGGCGCGCGCCACGGGCGCCGTCGACTGCGTCATCGAGGACCTGCGCGAGGAGTTCGCCCGCGACTTCGTCTTTCCCATGCTGCGCGGCGGCGCCGTGTACGAGACGAACTACCTCCTCGGGACGTCGATCGCGCGGCCGCTCATCGCGAAGCGCCAGGTGGAGATCGCCCGTGCCCGGCAGGCCGACGCGGTCGCGCACGGCGCCACCGGCAAGGGCAACGACCAGGTGCGCTTCGAGCTGACGTTCGCCGCGCTCGGCCCCGAGCTCACCGTGCTCGCGCCGTGGCGCGATCCGGCGTGGACGTTCCAGGGCCGCACCGACATGATCCAGTACTGCAACACGCACGGGATCCCGGTGACCGCGACGGCCGAGAAGCCCTACTCGACCGATCGCAACCTGCTCCACGTGAGCTACGAGACCGGTATCCTCGAAGATCCCTGGCGCGCGCCGTACGACGACATGTTCCAGCTGACGGTCGCGCCCGAGAAGGCGCCGGACGAGGCCGAGGACGTCCTCGTCGACGTCGAGGGCGGCACGCCCGTCGCCGTGAACGGCGAGCGGCTGTCGCCGGCCGCGCTCCTGAAGAAGCTCAACCTGATGGCGGGCGCGCACGGCATCGGCCGGGTGGACATCGTCGAGAACCGCTACGTCGGCATGAAGTCGCGCGGCGTCTACGAGACGCCCGGCGGCACGGTCCTGCGCGCCGCGATCAACGCCGTCGAGCAGCTCACGATGGACCGCGAGGTGATGCACCTGCGCGACTCGCTCGTGCCGCGCTACGCCGAGATGATCTACTACGGCTACTGGTTCGCGCCCGAGCGCGAGATGCTGCAGGCCGCGCTCGACGAGGCCTCGCGGCCCGTCACCGGTACGGCGCGACTGCGGATGTATCGCGGCAGCGTGCGCGTGACCGGTCGCAAGGCGCCGAAGTCGCTCTACGACCCGAAGATCGCGAGCTTCGACGAGGCCGGCGGCTATCGGCAGGAGGACGCGACCGGCTTCATCCGCCTCTCGGGGCTTCGCCTCCGCATCCGCGCGCTCGTCGAGCGCGGGCGATGA
- the argF gene encoding ornithine carbamoyltransferase: protein MSSRRGTKRDLLRVSDLTGAEIGAVLDLAARLKSELKAGKAHPLLAGRTLAMIFEKPSLRTRVTFEVGMVQLGGAAVNLAAGDIKFGEREPTRDIARNLDRWVDVILARTFLHQSVTDLATWARVPVVNGLSDLHHPCQVLADCLTLREQLGRIAGLRVVFIGDGNNMVHSWIDAAARLDFDVVVACPAGYEPDPAITAEAGARVTITHDVAAAAKGADVLYTDVWTSMGQEAEAEARRRVFKSFQINDALIALAKPTALVMHCLPAHRGEEITDSAIEGPRSVVFDQAENRLHVQKAILVWLLGAA from the coding sequence GTGAGCAGCCGACGGGGCACCAAGCGCGACCTTCTGCGCGTGAGCGATCTCACCGGCGCCGAGATCGGTGCCGTCCTCGATCTCGCGGCGCGGCTCAAGAGCGAGCTCAAGGCGGGCAAGGCACATCCGCTCCTCGCCGGGCGCACGCTCGCGATGATCTTCGAGAAGCCGAGCCTGCGCACGCGGGTGACCTTCGAGGTCGGGATGGTGCAGCTCGGCGGCGCGGCCGTCAACCTCGCCGCGGGCGACATCAAGTTCGGCGAGCGCGAGCCGACGCGCGACATCGCGCGCAACCTCGACCGCTGGGTCGACGTCATCCTGGCGCGGACGTTCCTGCACCAGAGCGTGACCGACCTCGCGACCTGGGCTCGGGTTCCGGTCGTGAACGGCCTCTCGGATCTGCACCACCCGTGTCAGGTCCTCGCCGACTGTCTCACGCTGCGCGAGCAACTGGGACGCATCGCCGGCCTGCGCGTCGTCTTCATCGGCGACGGCAACAACATGGTGCACTCGTGGATCGACGCCGCCGCGCGGCTCGACTTCGACGTCGTGGTCGCGTGCCCGGCGGGCTACGAGCCGGATCCCGCGATCACGGCCGAGGCCGGCGCGCGGGTCACGATCACGCACGACGTGGCGGCCGCCGCCAAGGGCGCCGACGTCCTCTATACGGACGTCTGGACGAGCATGGGGCAGGAGGCCGAGGCCGAAGCGCGCCGCCGCGTCTTCAAGAGCTTCCAGATCAACGACGCGCTCATCGCGCTCGCCAAGCCGACGGCGCTCGTCATGCACTGCCTGCCGGCGCACCGCGGCGAGGAGATCACCGACTCCGCCATCGAAGGCCCGCGCTCGGTCGTCTTCGACCAGGCCGAGAACCGCCTCCACGTACAGAAGGCCATTCTCGTCTGGCTCCTGGGCGCTGCCTGA
- the argH gene encoding argininosuccinate lyase, with the protein MKASRPKRRRAPTKAWAGRFEAPTADIVERFTTSLPVDRRLYPHDIAGSVAHVRGLVRARLLRAREGRRLLAGLATVGRELDAGRFRFRASDEDIHMAIERRLTELVGPLGGKLHTGRSRNDQVATDLRLWLRAECRAIDAGLARLQGALRQVATRHLDTILPGYTHLQRAQPVLLAHHLLAYHEMLARDRGRFRDARVRADELPLGAGALAGAGFPIDRAYVARLLGFRRVTANSLDAVGDRDGVAEFLAAAAITAVHLSRLAEELVLWSSDEFGFVRLPDAFATGSSMMPQKKNPDVAELVRGKTGRVVGALVALLMTLKGLPLAYNRDLQEDKPALFDAAVTVRDALDVLAAMLPALRFDTQRMAGAADGLLLATDVADLLVERRGMPFRQAHEVVGVLVRHCVATGADLRTIDAATLHRFSKELTPDLVRGLTPSRSVARRDLVGGTAPRQVRRQLARAAREDVR; encoded by the coding sequence ATGAAGGCGTCGCGACCCAAGCGGCGACGCGCGCCGACGAAGGCCTGGGCGGGCCGCTTCGAAGCCCCCACGGCCGACATCGTCGAGCGCTTCACCACCTCGCTCCCGGTCGATCGCCGGCTCTATCCGCACGACATCGCCGGCAGCGTGGCGCACGTGCGTGGCCTCGTGCGCGCGCGGCTCCTCCGCGCGCGCGAGGGACGGCGGCTCCTCGCCGGCCTCGCCACCGTGGGGCGCGAGCTCGACGCGGGGCGCTTTCGCTTCCGCGCCTCCGACGAGGACATCCACATGGCGATCGAGCGCCGGCTGACCGAGCTCGTCGGACCGCTCGGCGGCAAGCTGCATACGGGCCGCAGCCGCAACGATCAGGTGGCGACCGATCTCCGGTTGTGGCTGCGCGCGGAATGCCGGGCGATCGACGCGGGGCTCGCGCGGCTGCAGGGCGCGCTGCGCCAGGTGGCGACCCGCCACCTGGACACGATCCTACCCGGCTACACGCACCTGCAACGCGCGCAACCGGTCCTGCTCGCGCACCACCTGCTCGCCTACCACGAGATGCTCGCGCGCGACCGGGGCCGATTCCGCGACGCCCGTGTGCGTGCCGACGAGCTCCCGCTCGGCGCGGGCGCGCTCGCCGGTGCCGGCTTTCCGATCGACCGCGCCTACGTCGCGCGGCTGCTGGGGTTCCGGCGCGTGACTGCCAACAGCCTCGACGCCGTCGGCGACCGCGACGGCGTCGCCGAATTCCTGGCGGCCGCCGCGATCACGGCCGTCCACCTCTCGCGCCTGGCCGAGGAGCTCGTGCTGTGGTCGAGCGACGAGTTCGGCTTCGTGCGACTGCCCGACGCCTTCGCGACCGGCAGCTCCATGATGCCGCAGAAGAAGAACCCGGACGTGGCGGAGCTGGTGCGCGGCAAGACGGGCCGCGTGGTGGGCGCACTCGTGGCGCTGCTGATGACGCTGAAGGGCCTGCCGCTCGCGTACAATCGCGACCTGCAGGAGGACAAGCCCGCCCTCTTCGACGCGGCGGTGACCGTACGGGACGCGCTCGACGTGCTCGCGGCGATGCTCCCGGCCCTGCGCTTCGACACCCAGCGCATGGCGGGAGCGGCCGACGGCCTCCTGCTCGCGACCGACGTGGCCGACCTCCTGGTCGAGCGCCGGGGTATGCCGTTTCGCCAGGCGCACGAGGTCGTGGGGGTGCTCGTCCGCCATTGCGTCGCCACCGGCGCCGACCTCCGCACGATCGACGCCGCCACGCTGCACCGCTTCTCCAAGGAGCTGACGCCCGACCTCGTGCGCGGGCTCACGCCGTCGCGGTCGGTCGCGCGGCGCGACCTCGTCGGCGGCACGGCGCCGCGCCAGGTGCGCCGGCAGCTCGCCCGCGCCGCGCGCGAGGACGTGCGATGA
- a CDS encoding acetylornithine transaminase: MTSAEIFARNAAYEIQLYARQAVAMARAQGCVVWDADGKRYLDFFAGVAVNNLGHCHPAVVEAIRRQAGELLHVSNHYHTAVEGELAELLCRHSFAERVFLCNSGAEANEAAMKLARRWGAERGGGRFEILSTHGSFHGRTFATVTATGQEKYHQGFFPLLPGVRLVPFDDLAAMEAAVGRETIAILVEPIQGEGGVVVPRPGYLRGLRELCDRRELVLILDEIQTGFGRTGPLFAYQREDVRPDIMTLAKALGGGVPIGAMLTTQRFADAFAPGSHGTTFGGNPLACAAAVAAVRTIAEPKLLAHATEVGALLRARLDAIAARHRRIQAVRGVGLMQGLLLDGPGAAVVGRCREAGLLVNCTADRVLRVTPPLVVTATEIDEGTGILDAALEAA; the protein is encoded by the coding sequence ATGACCAGCGCGGAGATCTTCGCCCGCAACGCCGCCTACGAGATCCAGCTCTACGCACGGCAGGCAGTGGCGATGGCGCGTGCGCAGGGCTGCGTCGTGTGGGACGCCGACGGGAAGCGCTACCTCGACTTCTTCGCCGGCGTCGCCGTGAACAACCTCGGCCACTGCCATCCCGCGGTCGTGGAGGCCATCCGGCGGCAGGCCGGCGAGCTGCTGCACGTCTCCAACCACTACCACACGGCGGTCGAGGGCGAGCTGGCGGAGCTCCTGTGCCGGCACTCGTTCGCCGAGCGCGTGTTCCTGTGCAACAGCGGCGCCGAAGCGAACGAGGCGGCCATGAAGCTCGCGCGACGCTGGGGCGCCGAGCGCGGCGGCGGCCGATTCGAGATCCTGTCGACGCACGGCTCGTTCCACGGGCGGACCTTCGCCACCGTGACGGCGACCGGCCAGGAGAAGTACCATCAGGGCTTCTTCCCGCTCCTGCCCGGCGTGCGCCTCGTGCCGTTCGACGACCTCGCGGCGATGGAGGCGGCAGTCGGCCGGGAGACGATCGCGATCCTGGTCGAGCCGATCCAGGGCGAGGGCGGCGTGGTCGTGCCGCGCCCGGGCTACCTGCGCGGCCTGCGCGAGCTCTGCGATCGCCGGGAGCTCGTCCTCATCCTCGACGAGATACAGACGGGCTTCGGCCGCACGGGACCTCTCTTCGCCTACCAGCGCGAGGACGTGCGTCCCGACATCATGACGCTCGCCAAGGCGCTCGGCGGCGGCGTGCCGATCGGCGCCATGCTGACCACGCAGCGCTTCGCCGACGCGTTCGCGCCCGGCTCGCACGGCACGACCTTCGGCGGCAACCCGCTCGCGTGCGCGGCCGCCGTCGCGGCCGTCCGCACGATCGCCGAGCCGAAGCTCCTCGCCCACGCGACGGAGGTGGGCGCGCTGCTCCGGGCACGGCTCGACGCAATCGCGGCGCGCCACCGGCGCATCCAGGCCGTGCGAGGCGTGGGCCTCATGCAGGGGCTCCTGCTCGACGGCCCGGGCGCCGCCGTCGTCGGCCGCTGTCGCGAGGCCGGCCTCCTCGTCAACTGCACCGCGGATCGGGTGCTCCGCGTGACGCCCCCGCTCGTCGTGACGGCCACCGAGATCGACGAGGGCACGGGCATTCTGGATGCGGCGCTGGAGGCTGCGTGA
- a CDS encoding penicillin acylase family protein, which yields MARRLLAMSLVIGVTSLAHGAAVTVREPAYGLPHIFADTDAELARENGREIAKDRLTQLILLARVGRGTLYQAFSLLDPTTLNGDIEARQTAYTSSELNGMFQKLPARERDAILEYCKGVNDTIDAVYAGTLPEPIEVNILRSFLGIGDNLFGNKNNLSDQVDPFYAPPGGEWPNAGFQFTPELAVSIGILEVRNFGLGGFDENTRLGELQALIAKHGVSAGTEIWSDLNFVTDPLAPVSVPDPTTPGYGGPVASLSATPTHLAAVADKYPHYDYVTAMKERAAAHLARAEQAAALGAWPKLGSYAWIIAPGKSSTGYPWLGGFPQTGIQVPSIMHFAENRSTEGSDHRIHGLSMEFAGAPLILIGQTDTVAFTTTTAQLPIVDTFLEQIVSESSDVIHYDDEGTTAPLNVRTEIFEGTIGSTSRRFWRSHDRGGNHGSRAVIDFLGDKEGTADSGTLTTLVDAGMFDASFVSGYVAIVDGQGTGQIRQIGAVPNANTLSVASPWTTAPNNSSVYVAVRPGHQIAAAAVDSAAWLEETTTVLGFAQFQRAESIFDIRAGARIMPTTHNFFGADNLAWNGVGLMSGTAGNIGYWSSGFSRKRQGGEDLRLPLDGTGPSPLAVATGTVASASPNGLTAAGAPFMGQSYAPPSLNFRYHNPTQLGSEFIVIITGGTGYKQTRRIASNTNNGLTIEYDWGVTPAPGDTFEVQEIIAIPEAINPNEGYVSNWNNKAATADPGDGFGREFRHAFILEQLRAENAWDRNKCRQLNKDVAGFDGKGKLGRYLLPRIREAVDRVGNGGNGAVDSVLAALEAHNAPPETGRNFIDPVLATTVAGEVPFMNSLINQLSTAIYGDEYAGALPTPSGGRGFNLVQHAIDSKEGDLPGAYQQAYGGDYFNGKGALDAFLCYQARTTKHTARFTPVAGISLADRIETRLSDATKPKALCSPGGVNGGTTVDPATRLESYRASSSPGQPSHVRQTLVVSDRFGTLSLDTLKPDRLLLPTGVTLDAPASAATSGIADFKCYKVRTTPQTVGLLPGTQLTVASEFDSRTYDVKRPSRLCLAASKDGSAVGNQAQHLMCYRVRRANGQPPHQKVVGRINTANDFGAGQLDTVREDEACVPAFVAGDTLQGWEVTVRDAFSTAATAGIPADGPRPNSNYRHPLVALFPSLVFEPTPQGNRGTYEQIIDVGPTVNGEFMFPLGQSGLITGTIAAVDTIDPNFTSLQPIWRDWRFVPILHVSQDLTGGGSGDADGDGVLDAYERWYFGDTTHAASSDDDGDGLTLLGEYLAGSDPTDADTDDDGVLDGSDAKPQDRKIQ from the coding sequence ATGGCACGTCGACTGCTCGCCATGTCCTTGGTGATCGGAGTTACGAGCCTCGCCCACGGCGCCGCGGTGACGGTGCGGGAGCCCGCCTACGGGCTGCCGCACATCTTCGCCGACACCGACGCCGAGCTGGCGCGGGAGAACGGTCGCGAGATCGCGAAGGATCGCCTGACGCAGCTGATCCTGCTGGCGCGCGTGGGCCGCGGGACGCTCTACCAGGCCTTCTCGCTCCTCGACCCGACCACGCTCAACGGCGACATCGAGGCGCGCCAGACCGCCTACACGTCGTCCGAGTTGAACGGCATGTTCCAGAAGCTGCCGGCGCGCGAGCGCGACGCCATCCTCGAGTACTGCAAGGGCGTGAACGACACGATCGACGCGGTCTACGCGGGAACGCTCCCCGAGCCGATCGAGGTGAACATCCTGCGCAGCTTCCTCGGGATCGGCGACAACCTCTTCGGCAACAAGAACAACCTCTCCGATCAGGTCGATCCCTTCTACGCGCCACCCGGCGGCGAGTGGCCGAACGCGGGCTTCCAGTTCACGCCCGAGCTGGCGGTGTCCATCGGTATCCTCGAGGTCCGGAACTTCGGCCTCGGCGGGTTCGACGAGAACACGCGCCTCGGCGAGCTGCAGGCGCTCATCGCCAAGCACGGCGTCAGCGCCGGCACCGAGATCTGGTCCGACTTGAACTTCGTCACCGATCCGCTGGCGCCCGTGTCGGTCCCCGATCCGACGACGCCGGGCTACGGCGGCCCGGTGGCGAGCCTCTCCGCGACGCCGACCCACCTCGCCGCCGTCGCCGACAAGTATCCGCACTACGACTACGTCACGGCGATGAAGGAGCGCGCGGCCGCGCACCTGGCGCGCGCCGAGCAGGCGGCGGCGCTCGGTGCCTGGCCGAAGCTCGGGAGCTACGCCTGGATCATCGCCCCCGGCAAGTCGTCGACGGGCTACCCGTGGCTCGGCGGCTTCCCGCAGACCGGCATCCAGGTGCCGTCCATCATGCACTTCGCCGAGAACCGCAGCACCGAGGGCAGCGACCATCGGATCCACGGCCTCAGCATGGAGTTCGCCGGCGCGCCGCTGATCCTGATCGGACAGACCGACACGGTCGCGTTCACGACGACGACCGCGCAGCTGCCGATCGTCGACACGTTCCTCGAGCAGATCGTGAGCGAGTCGAGCGACGTCATCCACTACGACGACGAGGGGACGACCGCCCCGCTCAACGTGCGCACGGAGATCTTCGAAGGGACGATCGGCAGCACCAGCCGCAGGTTCTGGCGCTCGCACGATCGCGGGGGCAACCACGGATCGCGCGCCGTCATCGACTTCCTGGGCGACAAGGAGGGCACGGCGGACAGCGGCACCCTCACGACCCTCGTCGACGCCGGCATGTTCGACGCCTCGTTCGTCTCCGGCTACGTCGCGATCGTCGACGGCCAGGGCACGGGCCAGATCCGGCAGATCGGCGCCGTGCCGAACGCCAACACGCTCAGCGTCGCGTCGCCGTGGACGACGGCGCCGAACAACAGCTCGGTCTACGTCGCGGTGCGGCCGGGCCACCAGATCGCCGCCGCCGCGGTCGACAGCGCCGCGTGGCTCGAGGAGACGACCACCGTCCTCGGCTTCGCGCAGTTCCAGCGCGCCGAGTCGATCTTCGACATCCGCGCCGGCGCCCGGATCATGCCGACCACGCACAACTTCTTCGGGGCCGACAACCTCGCCTGGAACGGCGTCGGCCTCATGTCGGGCACGGCCGGCAACATCGGCTACTGGTCGTCCGGCTTCTCCCGCAAGCGGCAGGGCGGCGAGGATCTGCGCCTCCCGCTCGACGGCACCGGGCCGAGCCCGCTCGCGGTCGCGACCGGCACGGTGGCGTCGGCGTCGCCGAACGGCCTCACCGCGGCCGGCGCACCGTTCATGGGCCAGAGCTACGCGCCGCCGTCGCTCAACTTCCGCTACCACAACCCGACCCAGCTCGGCAGCGAGTTCATCGTCATCATCACCGGCGGCACGGGCTACAAGCAGACGCGCCGGATCGCCAGCAACACGAACAACGGCCTCACGATCGAGTACGACTGGGGCGTGACGCCCGCGCCCGGCGACACCTTCGAGGTGCAGGAGATCATCGCCATTCCCGAGGCCATCAACCCCAACGAGGGCTACGTCTCCAACTGGAACAACAAGGCGGCGACGGCCGATCCGGGCGACGGCTTCGGGCGCGAGTTCCGGCACGCGTTCATCCTGGAGCAGCTCCGCGCCGAGAACGCGTGGGATCGCAACAAGTGCCGGCAGCTCAACAAGGACGTCGCCGGCTTCGACGGCAAGGGCAAGCTCGGCCGCTACCTGCTGCCGCGCATCCGCGAAGCGGTCGACCGCGTCGGCAACGGCGGCAACGGCGCCGTCGACTCGGTGCTGGCCGCGCTCGAGGCGCACAATGCGCCGCCCGAGACCGGGCGCAACTTCATCGATCCCGTGCTGGCGACGACGGTGGCGGGCGAAGTCCCGTTCATGAACTCGCTCATCAACCAGCTCTCGACGGCGATCTACGGCGACGAGTACGCGGGCGCGCTCCCGACGCCGTCGGGCGGGCGGGGCTTCAACCTCGTCCAGCACGCCATCGACTCGAAAGAGGGTGATCTGCCCGGCGCGTACCAGCAGGCGTACGGCGGCGACTACTTCAACGGGAAGGGCGCGCTCGACGCCTTCTTGTGCTACCAGGCGCGGACGACGAAGCACACGGCTCGCTTCACGCCCGTCGCGGGCATCTCGCTCGCGGATCGGATCGAGACCCGGCTCTCCGACGCCACGAAGCCGAAGGCCCTGTGCAGCCCCGGCGGCGTCAACGGCGGGACGACGGTCGATCCCGCGACCCGGCTCGAGAGCTACCGGGCCTCGTCGTCGCCGGGACAGCCGTCCCACGTCCGCCAGACGCTCGTGGTGAGCGATCGCTTCGGGACGCTCTCGCTCGACACGCTGAAGCCCGATCGCCTGCTCTTGCCGACCGGCGTCACGCTCGACGCCCCCGCGTCGGCGGCGACGAGCGGCATCGCCGACTTCAAGTGCTACAAGGTCCGCACGACGCCGCAGACGGTCGGCCTCCTGCCCGGCACGCAGCTCACGGTGGCGAGCGAGTTCGACTCGCGCACCTACGACGTGAAGCGGCCCTCGCGGCTCTGCCTCGCGGCGTCGAAGGACGGCAGCGCCGTCGGCAACCAGGCGCAGCACCTCATGTGCTACCGGGTGCGCCGGGCGAACGGCCAGCCGCCGCACCAGAAGGTCGTCGGCCGCATCAACACCGCCAACGACTTCGGTGCCGGGCAGCTCGACACCGTTCGCGAGGACGAGGCGTGCGTGCCGGCGTTCGTCGCCGGTGACACGCTCCAGGGCTGGGAGGTCACGGTCCGCGACGCGTTCTCGACCGCGGCCACCGCCGGCATCCCCGCCGACGGCCCGCGCCCGAACAGCAACTACCGCCATCCGCTGGTCGCCTTGTTCCCGAGCCTCGTGTTCGAGCCGACGCCCCAGGGCAACCGCGGCACGTACGAGCAGATCATCGACGTCGGACCGACGGTGAACGGCGAGTTCATGTTCCCGCTCGGTCAGAGCGGCCTCATCACCGGGACGATCGCCGCGGTGGACACGATCGACCCGAACTTCACCAGCCTGCAGCCCATCTGGCGCGACTGGCGCTTCGTGCCGATCCTGCACGTGAGCCAGGATCTCACCGGCGGCGGGTCGGGCGACGCGGACGGTGACGGCGTGCTCGACGCCTACGAGCGCTGGTACTTCGGCGACACCACGCACGCTGCGTCCTCGGACGACGACGGGGACGGCCTCACGCTGCTCGGCGAGTACCTGGCGGGCAGCGATCCCACCGACGCGGACACCGACGACGACGGCGTCCTCGACGGGTCCGACGCGAAACCGCAGGACCGGAAGATTCAGTGA
- a CDS encoding tetratricopeptide repeat protein, giving the protein MTRSGWRRAAATLALAAACYGNTLRNDFVWDDRLTAIAPAGLDAILTRRTGDYYRPVVMLSFAADRALWGTTPAGFHATNLVMHALTGVLVGELAVAMAIGEGGALAASLLFVAHPVQADAVAYVSGRTDVLCAVFLLAALLAWRRARTMLDGWAVATGVLVALALGCKEAAVLAPLVLLVPGAHPNPQPPRPIVPLGIATLWLVLWMGGGGPGVHLAGVAARLPAIAATALDYLRLLVWPSDLHLERFVPVAGWSAGVAIGMWAAVIAVALALALAARGAPGGWVLLALAAATYAPVSGIVPVYPAIADRALFAAEHFLYLPLCGLVPLVAAVAARRLPARAGAAGTLLCLAVWTPLVVARNRDWRDEATLFAHTLRYDPPAARVWYDLGNLRLAAGDSAEAERLYRAAIARAPRDAAAYLNLGIALGRQGRREEAMAAYAEAVRLDPKLADAFRRP; this is encoded by the coding sequence GTGACCCGCAGCGGGTGGCGGCGCGCGGCCGCGACCCTGGCGCTCGCCGCCGCCTGCTACGGGAACACGCTCCGCAACGACTTCGTCTGGGACGATCGTCTGACGGCGATCGCGCCGGCCGGGCTGGACGCGATCCTCACGCGGCGCACCGGCGACTACTATCGTCCGGTCGTCATGCTGTCCTTCGCGGCCGACCGGGCGCTGTGGGGGACGACGCCGGCCGGCTTCCACGCGACGAACCTGGTGATGCACGCGCTCACCGGCGTGCTCGTGGGGGAGCTCGCGGTCGCCATGGCCATCGGGGAGGGGGGCGCGCTGGCGGCCTCGCTCCTGTTCGTCGCGCACCCGGTGCAGGCCGATGCGGTCGCCTACGTCTCGGGGCGCACGGACGTCTTGTGCGCGGTGTTCCTGCTCGCCGCGTTGCTCGCTTGGCGGCGTGCGCGTACGATGCTCGACGGCTGGGCCGTCGCGACCGGCGTGCTCGTGGCCCTCGCGCTCGGGTGCAAGGAGGCGGCGGTGCTGGCGCCGCTCGTCCTGCTCGTACCCGGAGCGCACCCGAACCCGCAGCCGCCGAGACCGATCGTACCGCTCGGCATCGCGACGCTGTGGCTCGTCCTGTGGATGGGCGGCGGTGGGCCGGGCGTGCACCTCGCCGGCGTCGCCGCTCGGCTCCCGGCCATCGCGGCGACCGCACTCGACTACCTGCGCCTGCTCGTGTGGCCGAGCGACCTGCACCTCGAGCGCTTCGTTCCGGTGGCCGGCTGGTCCGCGGGCGTCGCCATCGGGATGTGGGCTGCCGTCATTGCCGTCGCGCTGGCGCTCGCGCTCGCCGCGCGCGGCGCCCCGGGCGGATGGGTGCTGCTGGCGCTCGCCGCCGCGACCTACGCGCCCGTGTCGGGTATCGTGCCCGTGTATCCGGCCATCGCCGATCGGGCGCTCTTCGCCGCGGAGCACTTCCTCTATCTCCCGCTCTGCGGCCTCGTGCCGCTCGTCGCCGCCGTCGCCGCGCGCCGCCTGCCGGCGCGCGCCGGCGCCGCGGGGACGCTCCTGTGCCTCGCCGTCTGGACCCCGCTCGTCGTCGCGCGGAACCGGGACTGGCGCGACGAAGCGACGCTCTTCGCGCACACGCTGCGCTACGATCCGCCGGCGGCGCGGGTCTGGTACGACCTCGGGAACCTCCGGCTCGCGGCGGGCGACTCGGCGGAAGCCGAGCGCCTCTATCGTGCGGCGATCGCGCGCGCGCCGCGCGACGCGGCGGCGTACTTGAATCTCGGCATCGCCCTCGGCCGCCAGGGCCGCCGCGAGGAGGCCATGGCCGCGTATGCCGAGGCGGTCCGGCTCGATCCGAAGCTGGCCGACGCCTTCCGCCGCCCGTGA
- the argB gene encoding acetylglutamate kinase, whose translation MVTPIEKADVLIEALPFIQRFAGKVLVIKYGGHAMENDELKDSFAQDVALLKCVGMRPVIVHGGGPVIDAAVKQAGITPQFVRGLRVTDPETMTIVEQVLVGKINKEIVALLNRHGAPAVGLSGKDGELIVARKRKADVDLGLVGDVVGVNPKVIESIGDFVPVVAPTAADREGQTYNINADVVAGEIAEALRAEKLMLLTDVEGVRGRDGDLVEELATGDARALIADGTIAAGMIPKIECCIAALAGGVRQAHVIDGRVRHALLLEVLTNRGVGTEVVRSPAPKTARRRLARA comes from the coding sequence CTGGTGACACCCATCGAGAAAGCCGACGTGCTGATCGAGGCGCTGCCCTTCATCCAGCGCTTCGCCGGCAAGGTGCTCGTCATCAAGTACGGCGGGCACGCGATGGAAAACGACGAGCTGAAGGACTCGTTCGCGCAGGACGTGGCCCTCTTGAAGTGCGTGGGGATGCGGCCGGTGATCGTCCACGGCGGGGGGCCGGTGATCGACGCAGCCGTGAAGCAGGCGGGCATCACGCCGCAGTTCGTGCGCGGGCTGCGCGTGACCGACCCGGAGACCATGACGATCGTCGAGCAGGTGCTGGTCGGTAAGATCAACAAGGAGATCGTGGCGCTGCTCAACCGCCACGGCGCACCGGCGGTCGGGCTCTCGGGCAAGGACGGCGAGCTGATCGTTGCGCGCAAGCGCAAGGCCGACGTCGACCTCGGGCTCGTCGGCGACGTCGTCGGCGTCAACCCGAAGGTCATCGAGTCGATCGGCGACTTCGTGCCGGTCGTGGCGCCGACCGCCGCCGATCGGGAAGGGCAGACCTACAACATCAACGCCGACGTCGTAGCGGGCGAGATCGCGGAGGCGCTGCGCGCCGAGAAGCTCATGCTGCTCACCGACGTCGAGGGCGTGAGGGGCCGCGATGGGGACCTCGTCGAGGAGCTGGCGACGGGTGACGCGCGCGCCCTCATCGCCGACGGCACCATCGCGGCGGGCATGATCCCGAAGATCGAGTGCTGCATCGCCGCGCTCGCCGGTGGCGTGCGCCAGGCGCACGTGATCGACGGGCGCGTCCGGCACGCGCTGCTGCTCGAGGTCCTGACCAACCGCGGCGTCGGCACCGAGGTCGTCCGAAGCCCCGCGCCGAAGACCGCGCGACGGCGGCTCGCCCGCGCATGA